The proteins below are encoded in one region of Thermoanaerobacterium sp. PSU-2:
- the xylA gene encoding xylose isomerase, which translates to MNKYFENVSKIKYEGPKSNNPYSFKFYNPEEVIDGKTMEEHLRFSIAYWHTFTADGTDQFGKATMQRPWNHYTDPMDIAKARVEAAFEFFDKINAPFFCFHDRDIAPEGDTLRETNKNLDTIVAMIKDYLKTSKTKVLWGTANLFSNPRFVHGASTSCNADVFAYSAAQVKKALEITKELGGENYVFWGGREGYETLLNTDMEFELDNFARFLHMAVDYAKEIGFEGQFLIEPKPKEPTKHQYDFDVANVLAFLRKYDLDKYFKVNIEANHATLAFHDFQHELRYARINGVLGSIDANTGDMLLGWDTDQFPTDIRMTTLAMYEVIKMGGFDKGGLNFDAKVRRASFEPEDLFLGHIAGMDAFAKGFKVAYKLVKDGVFDKFIEERYASYKDGIGADIVSGKADFKSLEKYALEHSQIVNKSGRQELLESILNQYLFAE; encoded by the coding sequence ATGAATAAATATTTTGAGAATGTATCTAAAATAAAATATGAAGGGCCAAAATCAAACAATCCCTATTCTTTTAAATTTTACAATCCTGAGGAAGTAATCGATGGCAAGACGATGGAAGAGCATCTCCGCTTTTCTATAGCTTATTGGCATACTTTTACTGCTGATGGAACAGATCAATTTGGCAAAGCTACCATGCAAAGACCATGGAACCACTATACAGATCCTATGGACATAGCAAAGGCTAGAGTAGAAGCAGCATTTGAATTTTTTGATAAGATAAATGCACCTTTCTTCTGCTTCCATGACAGGGATATTGCACCTGAAGGGGACACTCTTAGAGAGACGAACAAAAACTTAGATACAATAGTTGCCATGATAAAGGACTACTTGAAGACCAGCAAGACGAAAGTTTTGTGGGGTACTGCAAATCTTTTCTCAAATCCGAGATTTGTGCATGGTGCATCAACATCGTGCAATGCTGATGTTTTCGCATATTCCGCAGCGCAAGTCAAAAAAGCCCTCGAGATTACTAAGGAGCTTGGCGGCGAAAACTACGTATTCTGGGGTGGAAGAGAAGGATATGAAACACTTCTCAATACAGACATGGAGTTTGAGCTTGACAACTTTGCGAGATTTTTGCACATGGCTGTTGACTATGCAAAAGAAATCGGCTTTGAAGGCCAGTTCTTGATTGAGCCGAAGCCAAAGGAGCCTACAAAACACCAATACGATTTTGACGTGGCAAATGTATTGGCGTTCTTGAGAAAATACGATCTTGACAAATATTTCAAAGTGAATATAGAGGCAAACCATGCAACATTGGCATTCCACGACTTCCAACATGAGCTAAGATACGCCAGAATAAACGGCGTATTAGGATCAATTGACGCAAATACAGGTGATATGCTTTTAGGATGGGATACAGACCAGTTCCCTACAGATATACGCATGACCACACTTGCCATGTATGAAGTCATAAAGATGGGCGGATTTGACAAAGGCGGCCTTAACTTCGATGCAAAAGTAAGACGTGCTTCATTTGAGCCAGAAGATCTTTTCTTAGGCCACATAGCTGGAATGGATGCTTTTGCAAAAGGCTTCAAAGTTGCTTACAAGCTTGTGAAAGATGGCGTTTTCGACAAGTTTATCGAGGAAAGATACGCAAGCTACAAAGATGGCATTGGCGCTGATATTGTAAGCGGAAAAGCTGATTTCAAGAGCCTTGAGAAGTATGCATTAGAGCACAGCCAGATTGTCAACAAATCAGGAAGACAAGAGCTACTAGAGTCAATCCTAAATCAGTATTTGTTTGCAGAATAA
- the xylB gene encoding xylulokinase — translation MYFLGIDLGTSSVKIILMNESGNVISSVSKEYPVYYPEPGWAEQNPEDWWSSTRDGIREIIVKSGVNGYDIKGIGLSGQMHGLVLLDKDNNVLTPAILWCDQRTQEECDYITEKIGKEGLLKYTGNKALTGFTAPKILWVKKHLPDVYERIAHILLPKDYIRFKLTGEYATEVSDASGTLLFDVENRRWSKEMIDIFEIPEKALPKCYESTDVTGYVTKEVADLTGIHEGTIVVGGGGDQASGAVGTGTVKSGIVSIALGTSGVVFASQDKYAADDELRLHSFCHANGKWHVMGVMLSAASCLKWWVDDVNNYKTDVMTFDGLLEEAEKVKPGSDGLIFLPYLMGERTPYSDPYARGSFVGLTITHNRSHMTRSILEGVAFGLRDSLELIKALNIPVNEARVSGGGAKSRLWRQILADIFNVRIDMINATEGPSFGAAIMASVGYGLYKNVDDACNSLIKVTDSVYPIQENVEKYNKLYPIYVSLYSRLKGAFEEIGKLNL, via the coding sequence ATGTATTTTTTAGGGATAGATTTAGGAACATCATCAGTTAAGATAATACTGATGAATGAAAGCGGCAATGTGATATCAAGCGTTTCAAAAGAATATCCTGTATATTATCCAGAACCAGGCTGGGCAGAACAAAATCCAGAAGATTGGTGGAGTAGCACAAGGGATGGAATAAGAGAGATTATTGTAAAAAGCGGCGTAAATGGCTATGACATAAAAGGCATCGGCTTAAGCGGACAGATGCATGGACTGGTGCTTCTGGATAAAGATAATAACGTTTTAACACCGGCCATACTTTGGTGTGACCAAAGAACACAGGAAGAATGCGACTACATCACCGAAAAAATAGGGAAAGAAGGTCTTCTGAAGTACACTGGAAATAAAGCATTGACAGGCTTTACTGCACCAAAGATATTGTGGGTAAAGAAACACCTTCCGGATGTATATGAAAGAATCGCTCATATCCTTTTACCTAAGGACTATATAAGGTTTAAATTGACGGGTGAGTACGCTACGGAAGTTTCAGATGCATCAGGTACACTTCTCTTCGATGTGGAAAATAGAAGATGGTCAAAAGAAATGATAGACATATTTGAAATACCGGAAAAAGCCCTTCCTAAGTGCTATGAATCAACAGATGTCACAGGGTATGTCACAAAAGAAGTAGCAGATTTGACAGGGATTCATGAAGGTACTATCGTTGTGGGCGGTGGTGGTGACCAAGCCAGCGGTGCTGTCGGTACCGGCACAGTAAAAAGCGGTATAGTGTCCATCGCATTGGGTACTTCAGGCGTTGTATTCGCATCACAGGATAAGTACGCAGCAGATGATGAGCTTAGGCTTCACTCATTCTGTCATGCAAATGGCAAATGGCATGTGATGGGTGTAATGCTTTCGGCTGCATCATGTCTTAAATGGTGGGTGGATGATGTAAATAATTACAAGACTGATGTTATGACATTTGACGGACTCTTAGAAGAAGCAGAAAAGGTGAAACCAGGCAGTGATGGACTAATATTCTTGCCTTACCTTATGGGTGAGAGGACGCCCTACAGCGATCCTTATGCGAGAGGCAGCTTTGTAGGTTTAACTATTACTCACAATAGAAGCCACATGACGAGATCTATATTAGAAGGTGTAGCATTTGGACTTAGGGATTCGCTGGAGCTTATAAAGGCTTTAAATATACCTGTAAATGAAGCCAGGGTAAGTGGTGGTGGCGCTAAAAGCAGGCTTTGGAGGCAAATACTTGCCGACATATTCAATGTAAGAATCGACATGATAAATGCTACAGAAGGACCTTCATTCGGTGCAGCCATAATGGCATCTGTAGGATATGGCCTTTACAAAAATGTAGATGACGCTTGCAATAGTTTAATAAAAGTTACAGATAGCGTATACCCAATCCAAGAAAACGTCGAAAAGTACAACAAGCTGTATCCAATCTACGTAAGCTTATATTCGAGGCTTAAAGGTGCATTTGAAGAAATTGGGAAGCTGAATTTGTAA
- a CDS encoding ROK family transcriptional regulator, translated as MITGDQLLIKQINKSIVLNTIRKKGIISRADLANITGLNKSTVSSLVDELIKEGFVEEEGPGESKGGRKPIMLMINSLAGCVIGVDLDVNYILVILTDILANILWQKRINLKIGESKEDIISKMIELIDEAIKNSPNTVKGILGIGIGVPGITDYKRGVVLKAPNLNWENVELKKMVEERFNLKVYIDNEANTGAIGEKWFGGGRNAKNFVYVSAGIGIGTGIIINNELYRGSSGLAGEIGHMTIDINDHICSCGNRGCWENYASEKSLFRYIKERLEAGQEDDFIDSENIDSLDINDIAGYAELGSKLAIDAINEISKNLSVGIVNIVNTFNPDLVLIGNTLSSIGDMLIDAVKEYVREKCLVSRYNDVAIEISKLGMLERAIGAVTLVISEVFSYPGL; from the coding sequence ATGATAACAGGTGATCAGTTGCTAATAAAACAAATTAATAAATCCATCGTCTTAAACACTATCCGCAAAAAAGGCATAATATCCAGGGCTGACTTAGCAAATATTACAGGGCTTAATAAATCAACAGTTTCTTCTTTGGTTGATGAACTTATAAAAGAAGGCTTTGTAGAGGAAGAAGGACCTGGAGAGTCAAAAGGCGGCAGAAAGCCTATAATGCTTATGATAAATAGCCTTGCTGGTTGCGTCATTGGTGTCGATCTTGATGTGAATTATATTCTCGTCATTTTGACAGACATACTTGCAAACATATTGTGGCAAAAGCGGATAAATTTAAAGATCGGCGAAAGCAAGGAAGACATCATATCTAAGATGATAGAACTTATAGATGAGGCTATAAAAAATTCGCCAAATACGGTGAAGGGAATATTAGGCATAGGCATCGGTGTGCCTGGTATTACAGATTATAAAAGAGGCGTTGTGCTAAAAGCTCCAAACTTAAATTGGGAAAATGTGGAGCTTAAAAAGATGGTAGAAGAGAGATTCAACTTAAAAGTGTATATAGACAATGAAGCTAATACAGGTGCTATAGGTGAGAAGTGGTTTGGAGGAGGCAGAAACGCCAAAAATTTTGTCTATGTCAGTGCAGGCATTGGCATAGGTACAGGAATCATAATCAATAATGAGCTCTATAGAGGCTCCAGTGGGTTAGCAGGCGAGATAGGGCACATGACAATTGATATAAATGACCATATATGCAGTTGTGGAAACAGAGGTTGCTGGGAAAACTACGCATCCGAAAAATCTCTTTTCAGATATATAAAAGAAAGGCTTGAAGCAGGACAGGAAGATGACTTTATAGACAGTGAAAATATTGATTCTCTTGATATAAACGATATTGCAGGTTATGCAGAGTTAGGAAGCAAGCTTGCTATCGATGCTATAAACGAAATTTCTAAGAATTTAAGCGTTGGAATTGTAAATATAGTTAATACATTCAATCCAGACTTGGTGCTTATAGGCAATACATTATCCAGCATAGGCGATATGTTGATAGACGCTGTCAAAGAGTACGTGAGAGAAAAATGTCTTGTATCAAGGTACAATGATGTTGCCATCGAGATATCAAAGCTTGGAATGCTGGAAAGAGCTATAGGCGCTGTTACACTTGTCATATCTGAAGTGTTTTCATATCCCGGATTGTAA
- a CDS encoding MBL fold metallo-hydrolase, which produces MKITFLGAAKEVTGSCYLVETEKSKFLIDCGMFQGSEIEDEYNYQEFAFDIEDIDFMLLTHAHIDHSGRIPLLYKRGYRKKIYATKGTVDLCEYMLQDSGHIQQIENEWKNRKRKRAGKTLRMPLYTADDGKAAMQLFYGVNYDEIIEPSDDVKVKFNDAGHMLGSSILEIWVKEGGKETKVVFSGDLGNKNIPILRDPAIIDEADYLVCESTYGDRLHEDVGDKAKKLMEIIKKTISRGGNVIIPSFAVGRTQELLYEIHKDEELYKNEIEYISKVPVYVDSPLATSVTDVFRKHLDYFDDEARRYVENGDYPLDFPNLHFTHSAEESKALNDLKEPVIIISASGMCEAGRIKHHLKHNLWRSDSTIVFVGYQAKGTLGRRILEGEKTVNIFGEEITVNAEIQNIESFSGHADQKGIMDWISSFKKKPKKIFIVHGEDSAQKVLSEKIKDVLNIETIIPSKYDTYDFESDEVNVAEIALPSDEEILKQIEELRAENDKILSKIKDIISQNRGKVKEVGSDLAAMSDVLSRLKRRFS; this is translated from the coding sequence ATGAAGATCACTTTTTTAGGTGCTGCGAAGGAAGTAACAGGTTCGTGCTATCTTGTGGAGACTGAAAAATCAAAATTTCTGATAGACTGTGGCATGTTTCAAGGAAGCGAAATAGAAGATGAGTACAATTATCAAGAGTTTGCATTTGATATTGAAGACATTGATTTCATGCTTTTGACACACGCTCATATAGATCACAGTGGAAGGATTCCACTTCTATATAAAAGAGGATATAGAAAAAAGATATACGCAACTAAAGGCACGGTAGATCTTTGTGAATACATGCTGCAGGACAGTGGGCATATACAGCAGATTGAAAACGAGTGGAAAAACCGCAAAAGAAAGAGGGCGGGAAAAACGCTTAGGATGCCGCTTTACACTGCTGACGATGGAAAAGCGGCAATGCAGCTTTTTTACGGTGTCAATTATGATGAGATAATAGAGCCATCAGATGATGTAAAAGTAAAGTTCAATGATGCAGGACATATGCTGGGTTCATCTATATTGGAAATTTGGGTAAAAGAAGGTGGAAAAGAGACGAAGGTGGTTTTTTCAGGGGATCTGGGAAACAAAAATATACCGATTTTGAGAGATCCTGCGATAATAGATGAGGCAGATTATCTTGTGTGTGAATCCACATACGGTGATAGGCTGCATGAAGACGTAGGCGACAAAGCCAAAAAGCTTATGGAGATAATAAAAAAGACTATATCAAGAGGAGGCAATGTGATAATCCCATCATTTGCCGTAGGAAGGACACAAGAACTATTATATGAGATACACAAAGATGAGGAACTTTACAAAAATGAGATAGAGTATATAAGTAAAGTGCCTGTGTACGTAGACAGTCCCCTTGCTACATCTGTCACAGACGTCTTTAGAAAGCATCTTGACTATTTCGATGATGAAGCCAGAAGATATGTGGAAAATGGTGATTATCCATTGGATTTTCCAAATTTGCATTTTACACATTCGGCAGAAGAATCAAAGGCGCTTAATGACCTTAAAGAGCCTGTCATAATTATTTCAGCCAGTGGCATGTGTGAAGCTGGCCGCATAAAGCATCACTTAAAGCACAATCTTTGGAGATCTGACAGCACAATAGTGTTTGTAGGTTACCAGGCTAAAGGTACCCTTGGCAGGAGAATATTAGAAGGTGAAAAGACTGTGAATATATTTGGAGAGGAAATAACAGTCAATGCGGAAATCCAAAACATAGAAAGCTTCTCTGGGCATGCTGATCAAAAGGGTATTATGGATTGGATATCGTCATTTAAGAAAAAGCCTAAGAAAATATTTATTGTTCACGGCGAAGATAGTGCTCAAAAAGTACTTTCAGAGAAGATAAAAGATGTGCTTAACATTGAAACGATCATTCCATCAAAGTACGATACGTATGACTTTGAGTCCGATGAAGTAAATGTAGCAGAGATTGCATTGCCTTCAGATGAGGAGATATTGAAGCAGATAGAAGAATTGAGGGCGGAAAATGATAAGATTCTGTCAAAGATTAAAGATATTATAAGTCAAAATAGAGGAAAGGTTAAAGAAGTCGGCAGCGATTTGGCAGCAATGTCAGATGTATTGTCGAGATTAAAAAGAAGATTTAGCTAA